The DNA region TCAAATGCGGGCCTTGCGGATCTTGAGATTCCATCCTGTCCTCATGCGTCGAACTGTTAGGATGCAGCACCTGGGAAAGGCTCCATTGTAAGCATCGCTTACGAAGAGAGGTACTGCTTTTTCAATCCAGATCGCCAACCTTGCGTTGCACAGGTGGACAGCGATCCAGAATCTGTCGAATGAGTTGGATATGCACTTCCGTGCTGTCGATCTGCTTTTGATATTTGTGGGCGGCCAGAGTCTGATTCAACTCCTCGGCCCTCTGCATGAGGCGGCGGGTGAGCGCAATTTTTTCATCCAAAGCGCGAACGGCACTCCAAAGAGCGGTATGCAAAGCCTTATCCTGTCCCTCAGGAATAATGTAGGGCGAAAAGGCATAAGATTCGTGCTGCGGCATGTCGCAAAACGAAAAAGTTTCAGGCCTCGTTATGACCTCGCGACTCGGCTTAAGATCCGTCGTCATAGCTGGGGCTGGATCCTTGCTCAGAGTCAGAAGAGCAGCCGCGATGTCCTTGTGAGAGAGCAGAAAGTCGGGATGCACCTGCTGCAAAGCATGCCGCGGCATGTCATGAAAGGGCGTATCGGCGGGGTCCTGGATGATGACGCGACCACCTTCTTTTCGGATCGCGAGGAGTCCATCAGTGCCGTCATCCAGATATCCCGACAGCAGAACGCCGATCACCGCGGGTCCGAAGGCTGCGGCGGCTGAGCGAAAGAGGGGATCTATGGCTGGCCGGCAGCGATTCACATGTAGCCCGCGATGCAAAAGGATGCGGTTTTTATGGATGACCATGTGGTGATCGGGTGGCGCGACATAGATGTGCCGCGGCATCAGGAATTCCTGAGTCTGGGGATGTTTGGCTGGAATGCCGCTTGTGGACTCCAGGAGCATAGGCAATACGCTACGCGCGTCGGGATGAAAATGAATGACGACACAGATGGGCACAGGAAAATGCGCGGGTAATCCGCGCATGATCTCCATCACAGACGGGATGGCTCCCGCTGATCCGCCAATCACGATAAGTCTGGGTCGTGTCATGTCTTTACCCTTGCCTCGTGTCGTGAGGCGCTCCTTTCGTTTTTGGTATG from Oligoflexus sp. includes:
- a CDS encoding chemotaxis protein CheB; its protein translation is MTRPRLIVIGGSAGAIPSVMEIMRGLPAHFPVPICVVIHFHPDARSVLPMLLESTSGIPAKHPQTQEFLMPRHIYVAPPDHHMVIHKNRILLHRGLHVNRCRPAIDPLFRSAAAAFGPAVIGVLLSGYLDDGTDGLLAIRKEGGRVIIQDPADTPFHDMPRHALQQVHPDFLLSHKDIAAALLTLSKDPAPAMTTDLKPSREVITRPETFSFCDMPQHESYAFSPYIIPEGQDKALHTALWSAVRALDEKIALTRRLMQRAEELNQTLAAHKYQKQIDSTEVHIQLIRQILDRCPPVQRKVGDLD